A section of the Chryseobacterium ginsenosidimutans genome encodes:
- the msrB gene encoding peptide-methionine (R)-S-oxide reductase MsrB, producing MKNILILLGMILGIAVFAASCGDSKKKSIQNNKENETIMDNKNVKEVYFAGGCFWGTEHFFQQVRGVVGTEVGYANGNKTNPTYEEVVSHTTGFAETVKVKYDPEQVDLKLLIDLYFKTIDPTSLNKQGNDRGDQYRTGIYSTDKATEAIIKEEVAKLAKNYDKPVVVEAIPLKNFYKAEDYHQDYLDKNPGGYCHIEPGLFEMARNANPLPKKDTKEMKYQKQDKAALKGKLTAEQYKVTQENATEMPYTNKYDKEFREGIYVDITTGEPLFISTDKFESGCGWPSFSKPISKKLVDEKVDKSAGMTRVEVRSKTGDAHLGHVFNDGPADKGGLRYCINSASLKFVPKAEMQKEGYGEYISLLDKR from the coding sequence ATGAAAAATATATTAATATTACTCGGAATGATTCTGGGGATAGCAGTTTTTGCTGCAAGTTGTGGAGATTCTAAAAAGAAATCAATACAGAATAACAAAGAAAATGAGACCATTATGGACAATAAAAATGTAAAAGAAGTTTATTTTGCAGGAGGATGTTTCTGGGGAACAGAACATTTTTTTCAACAGGTTCGCGGAGTTGTAGGTACGGAAGTCGGTTATGCTAACGGAAACAAAACAAATCCTACTTATGAGGAAGTTGTAAGTCATACAACCGGTTTTGCGGAAACAGTAAAAGTGAAATATGATCCTGAACAAGTAGATTTGAAACTTTTAATCGATTTATATTTTAAAACAATTGATCCTACAAGTTTAAACAAACAGGGAAATGACAGAGGAGATCAGTACAGAACAGGAATTTATTCTACGGATAAAGCTACGGAAGCTATTATAAAAGAAGAAGTTGCGAAATTGGCTAAAAACTATGACAAACCTGTCGTGGTAGAAGCAATTCCTTTGAAAAATTTCTACAAAGCGGAAGATTATCATCAGGATTATCTGGATAAAAATCCGGGAGGATATTGTCACATTGAGCCGGGACTTTTTGAAATGGCAAGAAATGCGAACCCACTTCCTAAGAAAGATACAAAAGAAATGAAGTACCAAAAACAGGATAAAGCAGCTTTGAAAGGGAAATTAACTGCAGAGCAATACAAAGTAACGCAGGAAAATGCAACGGAAATGCCTTACACTAATAAATATGACAAAGAATTTCGTGAAGGAATTTATGTGGATATTACAACAGGTGAACCGTTATTTATCTCAACTGATAAATTCGAATCTGGTTGTGGATGGCCAAGTTTTTCAAAACCGATTTCTAAAAAATTGGTTGACGAAAAAGTAGACAAATCAGCAGGAATGACAAGAGTAGAGGTAAGAAGTAAAACGGGAGATGCGCATTTGGGACATGTTTTCAATGACGGACCGGCAGATAAAGGAGGTTTACGTTATTGTATCAACAGCGCTTCGCTGAAGTTTGTGCCGAAAGCTGAAATGCAAAAAGAAGGTTACGGAGAATATATTTCTCTGTTAGATAAAAGATAA